A genome region from Methanobacterium aggregans includes the following:
- a CDS encoding class I SAM-dependent DNA methyltransferase, whose amino-acid sequence MGGNNISKSSNGANLGFEQTLWQSADKLRNNMDAAEYKHVVLGLIFLKYISDAFKELHGKLEADPLAEEEDKDEYIAENVFWVPKEARWDYLQANAKKPEIGQYVDDAMDAIEKENRQLKGVLPKNYAKEALNKKRLGELIDLIGTIGLGYSENKSKDILGRVYEYFLGQFANAEGKKGGQFYTPRSIVKVLVEMIEPYKGRVFDPCCGSGGMFVQSEKFVKAHEGKLDDIAVYGQESNQTTWRLCRINLAIRRIDARVEWGDSFHDDKHRDLKADYILANPPFNDKDWNSELLEDDARWKYGMPPKRNANFAWVQNFIHHLAPNGIAGFVLANGSMSAGGKEGKIRENIVEKDLVDCMVALPSQLFYNTGIPACLWFVSRDKSNKGFRDRQGEILFIDARKLGEMADRTHRELTDDDVSKIAETYHAWRGEGGEYKDVRGFCKAVKLEEVRKHGHILTPGRYVGVEIEEEDPEVFDEKMKRLTSDLREQFEESKELETKIKENLKGIGYEI is encoded by the coding sequence ATAGGGGGCAATAACATAAGTAAAAGTTCTAACGGGGCTAATCTTGGATTCGAACAGACGTTATGGCAGTCTGCTGACAAACTAAGGAACAACATGGATGCTGCAGAGTACAAACACGTTGTATTAGGCTTGATATTTTTGAAGTACATCTCTGATGCCTTTAAGGAGCTTCATGGAAAGCTTGAAGCTGATCCCCTTGCTGAAGAAGAGGATAAGGATGAGTACATTGCAGAAAACGTTTTCTGGGTGCCTAAGGAAGCAAGGTGGGATTACCTTCAGGCAAACGCTAAAAAACCTGAGATAGGTCAGTACGTTGATGATGCAATGGATGCCATTGAGAAGGAGAATCGTCAGCTCAAGGGGGTTCTGCCCAAAAACTATGCAAAGGAAGCCCTGAACAAGAAAAGACTTGGAGAACTCATAGACCTCATAGGAACCATCGGATTGGGATACTCTGAGAACAAGAGTAAAGATATCCTTGGACGTGTTTATGAGTATTTCCTGGGTCAGTTTGCAAATGCAGAGGGAAAGAAGGGAGGTCAGTTTTACACCCCCCGAAGCATAGTCAAGGTTCTGGTTGAGATGATAGAGCCATATAAGGGCAGGGTTTTTGACCCATGTTGTGGTTCGGGTGGAATGTTCGTGCAGAGTGAGAAGTTCGTTAAGGCACACGAGGGAAAACTTGACGATATTGCAGTTTACGGACAGGAATCCAACCAGACAACCTGGAGACTCTGTAGGATAAACCTTGCAATAAGGAGAATAGATGCAAGGGTCGAATGGGGAGACAGCTTCCACGACGACAAACACCGCGACCTGAAGGCAGACTACATCCTCGCAAACCCACCATTCAACGACAAAGACTGGAACAGCGAACTCCTTGAAGATGATGCCCGATGGAAGTATGGGATGCCTCCTAAGAGGAATGCAAACTTCGCATGGGTTCAGAACTTCATACACCACCTTGCACCAAACGGAATAGCAGGATTCGTCCTTGCAAACGGATCCATGTCAGCTGGAGGCAAAGAAGGCAAGATAAGAGAGAACATAGTAGAAAAAGACCTTGTGGACTGCATGGTTGCACTACCATCCCAGCTCTTCTACAACACAGGAATACCTGCATGCCTCTGGTTCGTATCAAGGGACAAATCCAACAAAGGATTCAGAGACAGACAAGGAGAGATACTCTTCATAGATGCCCGTAAACTGGGAGAAATGGCAGACAGAACACACCGGGAATTAACAGATGACGACGTCTCAAAGATAGCTGAAACCTACCATGCCTGGAGGGGTGAAGGAGGAGAATATAAGGATGTTCGGGGTTTCTGCAAAGCTGTGAAACTTGAAGAAGTCCGAAAACACGGCCACATCTTAACACCTGGACGGTACGTTGGGGTTGAGATAGAAGAAGAGGATCCTGAAGTCTTTGATGAGAAAATGAAACGGTTAACCTCTGATCTGAGGGAACAGTTCGAGGAGTCAAAGG